A single Bacillus mesophilus DNA region contains:
- the remB gene encoding extracellular matrix regulator RemB: MFIHLGENVVVPIREIVAILDGQLFYSSTIVQEFIDGQSKTKEIIEISTTMKTIIVTLNQIYFSPLASVTLKRRSTQLFETGQINLENEQ, encoded by the coding sequence TTGTTTATTCACTTGGGAGAGAACGTCGTTGTCCCGATTAGAGAAATTGTAGCTATACTAGATGGACAGTTGTTTTACTCATCAACGATTGTTCAAGAATTTATTGATGGCCAAAGTAAAACGAAAGAAATTATTGAGATTTCTACGACAATGAAAACAATCATCGTCACTTTAAATCAAATCTATTTTTCCCCATTAGCATCTGTCACATTGAAACGTAGATCTACACAATTGTTTGAAACTGGACAGATCAATCTGGAAAATGAGCAATAG
- the gyrB gene encoding DNA topoisomerase (ATP-hydrolyzing) subunit B, translating to MEQKEMQQQQAYDENQIQVLEGLEAVRKRPGMYIGTTSAKGLHHLVWEIVDNSIDEALAGYCSEINVVIEEDNSITVKDNGRGIPVGIHEKMGRPAVEVIMTVLHAGGKFGGGGYKVSGGLHGVGASVVNALSTVLEVYVHRDGKIHYQKFERGVPGEDLKVIGESDVTGTIVHFKPDHEIFTETLEYDYDTLANRIRELAFLNRGLTITIEDKREDRKKSNEYMYEGGIKSYVEHLNRSKEVVHEEVVFVEGEKDNISVEIALQYNDSYTSNIYSFANNIHTYEGGMHEVGFKTSLTRVINDYAKKNNLLKDNESNLTGEDVREGLTAIISIKHPDPQFEGQTKTKLGNSEARTVTEATFGETFDKFMLENPSVARKVVEKGIMAARARMAAKKARELTRRKSALEVSSLPGKLADCSSKDPAISEIYIVEGDSAGGSAKQGRDRHFQAILPLRGKIINVEKARLDKILSNNEIRAMITALGTGIGGEFDITKARYHKVVIMTDADVDGAHIRTLLLTFLYRYMRPIIEHGYIYIAQPPLYKIQQGKRIEYAYNERELETYLSTLPSQPKPGIQRYKGLGEMNPTQLWETTMDPETRTLLQVTLQDAIEADETFEMLMGDKVDPRRNFIEENAQYVKNLDI from the coding sequence ATGGAACAAAAAGAAATGCAACAACAGCAGGCATATGATGAAAATCAGATTCAAGTCTTAGAAGGCTTAGAAGCTGTAAGAAAACGTCCAGGTATGTATATTGGTACCACAAGTGCAAAGGGTCTTCACCATCTTGTATGGGAGATTGTTGATAATAGTATTGATGAGGCTTTAGCTGGTTATTGCTCAGAAATTAACGTAGTCATTGAAGAGGATAATAGTATAACTGTAAAGGATAATGGTCGTGGTATCCCTGTAGGAATCCATGAGAAAATGGGAAGACCTGCAGTTGAAGTCATTATGACTGTCCTTCATGCCGGTGGTAAATTTGGTGGTGGTGGTTATAAAGTTTCAGGAGGATTACACGGTGTAGGTGCATCTGTTGTTAATGCTTTATCCACGGTGTTAGAAGTGTATGTCCACCGTGATGGGAAAATTCACTATCAAAAGTTTGAAAGAGGAGTACCAGGTGAGGATTTAAAGGTGATTGGAGAAAGTGATGTTACTGGAACAATTGTTCACTTTAAGCCTGATCATGAAATTTTTACAGAGACCCTTGAATATGATTATGATACATTGGCAAATAGAATTAGAGAACTTGCATTTTTAAATCGTGGTTTAACGATAACGATTGAAGATAAGCGAGAAGATCGTAAAAAATCAAATGAGTATATGTATGAAGGTGGAATTAAATCCTACGTTGAGCATTTAAACCGTTCCAAAGAGGTTGTTCACGAGGAAGTAGTGTTTGTTGAAGGTGAAAAAGATAATATCTCAGTAGAGATTGCTCTTCAATATAACGATAGTTACACAAGTAATATTTACTCTTTTGCTAATAATATTCACACTTATGAAGGCGGAATGCATGAGGTTGGATTCAAAACCTCACTGACGCGTGTAATAAATGATTATGCAAAAAAGAATAATCTTTTAAAAGACAATGAGAGCAATCTTACTGGTGAGGATGTTCGTGAAGGCTTAACTGCGATCATCTCTATTAAACATCCTGATCCTCAATTTGAAGGCCAAACGAAAACAAAGCTAGGTAATAGTGAAGCAAGAACTGTTACAGAAGCAACATTCGGTGAAACCTTTGATAAATTTATGCTAGAGAATCCTTCTGTTGCTAGAAAAGTAGTAGAAAAGGGAATCATGGCTGCTCGTGCTAGAATGGCTGCTAAGAAAGCGAGAGAGTTAACTAGAAGGAAAAGTGCCCTTGAGGTTTCTAGTTTGCCAGGAAAATTAGCAGACTGCTCTTCAAAAGACCCTGCTATTAGTGAAATCTATATAGTTGAGGGTGACTCAGCGGGTGGATCAGCAAAACAAGGAAGAGATCGACATTTCCAAGCTATTCTGCCTTTACGTGGTAAGATTATAAATGTTGAAAAAGCAAGACTTGATAAAATACTTTCAAATAATGAAATTCGTGCGATGATTACAGCTCTAGGTACTGGAATTGGCGGAGAGTTTGATATTACAAAAGCACGTTATCATAAAGTGGTAATTATGACTGATGCGGATGTAGATGGAGCTCATATCAGAACTCTGTTATTAACATTCCTATATCGTTATATGCGTCCAATTATTGAGCATGGATATATTTATATTGCTCAGCCTCCATTGTATAAAATTCAACAAGGTAAGAGAATTGAATATGCCTACAATGAGCGTGAGCTTGAAACATATCTATCCACATTACCAAGCCAACCAAAACCTGGTATACAGCGTTATAAAGGTTTAGGTGAGATGAATCCTACACAGTTATGGGAAACCACGATGGACCCTGAAACTAGGACATTATTACAGGTTACTCTTCAAGATGCGATTGAAGCTGATGAAACATTTGAAATGCTAATGGGTGATAAAGTAGACCCAAGACGTAATTTCATTGAAGAAAATGCACAATATGTTAAAAATCTAGATATTTAA